One window of the Chryseobacterium sp. CY350 genome contains the following:
- the ccoS gene encoding cbb3-type cytochrome oxidase assembly protein CcoS — MDILYLMILCSASLAAVFLIVFIVNARKGQFEDDESPAVRILFEDEVKPEKKEISGNKNDKEEKGENNKIEEKSE, encoded by the coding sequence ATGGATATTCTATATTTAATGATCTTATGCAGTGCTTCTTTAGCTGCAGTTTTCCTGATCGTTTTTATAGTAAATGCGAGAAAAGGGCAGTTTGAAGATGATGAATCTCCTGCTGTTCGGATACTTTTTGAAGACGAGGTAAAACCCGAGAAAAAGGAAATTTCTGGCAACAAAAACGATAAAGAGGAAAAAGGAGAAAATAATAAAATTGAAGAAAAAAGTGAATAG